The segment CGCCGTACATAGATGGGTTAGATGAGCAGAAGTACCGCATTTACCTGCGGGGCGTACGCCGTGCCATTGAACTGTTCAGGGAGGAAAATATTCCCTTACAGACAGAAATCAGTACCAAACAGCAGCAATATGGCGCCATTGCCGGTGCCATGATGGTGACGCTAGATGGCGAGGAAATGACCCTGCAACGGGCCGCTGACCGCTTAAAGCAAACAGACCGGGCAGTGCGGGAAGAGGCTTACCTGGCCATTCAGACTCGGCGGCTGGAAGACAAGGAAAAGCTGGATGAACTGTTCACTGAATTGGTGCAACTACGCCATCAAGTGGCTTTGAACGCGGGCTTTGACAATTTCCGGGACTACATGTTTGCCGCGCTAGGCCGTTTTGATTATGGTCCTGAAGATACCTTTTCATTTCACCAGGCCATCAAAGAAAAAGTGGTGCCTGTCACCCGTCAGATTGATTTAGAACACAAGGAACTGCTAGGTCTGGACACCTTGAAACCTTGGGACATGGATGTAGATCCTAGTGGGTTGCCTCCGTTAGAGCCATTCCAAACCGGCGATGAACTCCTGACCAAGACTATTGACTGTTTCTATCGCTTAGATTCGTTCCTGGGTGATTGCCTGGTGACCATGCGTGAAATGGGGCATTTGGATCTGGAGTCGCGTAAGGGCAAGGCGCCCGGTGGCTACAACTATCCGCTGGATGAAATTGGAGTACCGTTCATCTTCATGAATGCTACTTCCTCGCTCCGTGATGTAGTTACTTTGCTGCACGAAGGAGGACACGCGGTGCATTCGTTCCTGACCCGTGATCTACCTTTGAATGCGGCGAAACACCCACCTTCCGAGGTAGCTGAACTGGCTTCCATGTCTATGGAGTT is part of the Rufibacter tibetensis genome and harbors:
- a CDS encoding M3 family oligoendopeptidase; this encodes MENTSQTLALPERKTRQYLPADFEVGDWESLESYFEELKTREINSQEDLEKWITDRSELESVLSENLAWRYIKMTCDTQDEALTQAFQFFVTEIEPKASPYDDAFNRKLVESPYIDGLDEQKYRIYLRGVRRAIELFREENIPLQTEISTKQQQYGAIAGAMMVTLDGEEMTLQRAADRLKQTDRAVREEAYLAIQTRRLEDKEKLDELFTELVQLRHQVALNAGFDNFRDYMFAALGRFDYGPEDTFSFHQAIKEKVVPVTRQIDLEHKELLGLDTLKPWDMDVDPSGLPPLEPFQTGDELLTKTIDCFYRLDSFLGDCLVTMREMGHLDLESRKGKAPGGYNYPLDEIGVPFIFMNATSSLRDVVTLLHEGGHAVHSFLTRDLPLNAAKHPPSEVAELASMSMELLTLDHWDIFFPNQEDLVRAKRQHLEGVLETFPWVATIDKFQHWIYENPTHTIQERHQNWVRIFEEFNQQEVDWSGLEYLKPYIWQKQLHLYEVPFYYVEYAMAQLGAIAVWKRYKSEPEAALEGYKKALCLGYTATIGEIYDAAGVRFDFSSDYIQSLVDFVKDEMAQLG